The sequence GCGATCCCCAAACGGTTTCGTCCAGCCCAGATCGGCAAATTGGGGCGCGCTCAACGGCGCTTCTGAAAAGAACTCATCGAGCGCGGGCGGCTCGATGCGTGTTTCCGACAACATCGCGTGCGCCTGCTGGTCGGCGTTAACGGATTGGATACCATAGCAAATGATCCGAAAATTTTAACGAAACTGCGCGGCGGTCCTCCGCGTCGATATATCGGAGGGTCCGTCCGATGACAGAACACCAGCTGAAAGAGCAGGAATTCCGGATCGCACGTTACAGGCGTTTGGAGCGGGAAGTCACCGACCCGCTCGCTGCATGTCTGCTTCATGACATCATCGAGGAGCTTGAAGCCGAGCTGCGCAGACACAGACCGGATTGCTACGGTCCGCACAATTAACGGCTTCTTAGCGTGCGTCATGCGGATGATTTGCGTGGGAACACCGGCGGAGACTGCTCCCATGCTAAGCGACGGTACGTACGCGGCGTGGTACAAGACGCCGCTCGATCAGGGCACCGGCATCGTCCATATCGCAGACGGCCAGATCTGGGGCCGCGACAGCCTGATGACGTATCATGGTTCGTGTCAGGTCGACGGCGATCGCTTCACCGCGACCGTGTCGACGAAGCGTCATAGCGAAGGACGCGACACGGTCTTCGGCGTCTATGATGAACTCACGCTGAACATCGTGGGGACGTGCCCCGGCAAGATCGCGACTTATACCGCGACGGCGGGACAGGCACCGGGAGTCGTTCTCGAGGGAACGCTCATTCTGACGGAACAGCCGCCGCCGGTACGTGAACGAGATATGCAAGTCTCCGCTTTCAATCCCGACAAGCTTCCAAAACTGCCGAAGCGCTCGCGCTGATCCTTGCCCGCATCCCTCGCAGGAGAGGGTGGGGTGCCGCGCAGCAGCGAGACGGTGATCCGCATTTCTGCGTATTCAGCCCGTGCGGCCTCGCTTCTCAAATCGACCGTGACCCGTCATTGTGCGCCCGCATCAATCATCGCAGGGGCAGCATCACATGTCGGACAAGGTCTCTCGTCGCCAGTTTGCCAAGCTGGCGGGATTGTCCGCAGCCGGAATCGCGGGTCCCGTCGAGCTCGCCGAGGCCAAGCCGGCTCCGGCGCCGGGGGGCATGGACGGCTTTCCGGCCGGCTTTGTCTGGGGCACGGCGACCTCGTCCTATCAGGTCGAGGGCGCGGTCAACGAGGACGGGCGAGGAGCCTCGATCTGGGACACGTTCGTCCGCATTCCCGGCAAGATCGAGGACGGCACTACCGGCGACCGCGCCAATGAGCACTATCACCGCTACAAGGAGGACATCGCGCGGATCCGGGAGCTCGGCTGCAAGGCCTATCGCTTCTCGATCGCCTGGCCGCGGGTGTTCCCGGACGGTGACGGCAAGCCGAACCCGAAGGGGCTCGACTTCTACAACCGCCTCATCGACGAGCTGCTGAAGAACGGCATCGAGCCGTGGGCGACGCTCTATCACTGGGACCTGCCGCAGTCGCTCCAGAACCGTTTCGGCGGCTGGCGCTCGACCGAGACCTGCAAGATTTTTGGCGATTATGCGGGCTATGTCGCCGAGCGGCTGACCGATCGCGTCAAGAACGTGTTCACGCTGAACGAGAGCGGCCGCTTCGTGTTTTTCGGCTATGGCATCGGCATCGACGCGCCGGGGGTGACGCTGCCGCAGGCGGAGGTCAACCAGATCAGGCACCACAGCGCGCTCGCGCACGGGATCGCGGTGCAGGCGGTGCGTGCGCGCGGCCGCCGCGGCACCAGGGTGGGGCCGGCCGAGAACATCGACGCCTGCGCGCCCGCGATCGACACGCCGGAGAACGTCCGCGCCGCCGAGATCGCGCTGCGCGAGATGAATGCGGGCTACCTCAACGTCATCATGACGGGCCAGTACACCGACGCTTTCCTGAAATTCGCCGGCGCCAATGCGCCGAAATATACCGACGCGGAGCTGAAGATCATCTCCTCGCCGGTCGATTTCCTCGGCCTCAACATCTATGCGCCGCAGAATTATGTGGTCGCCTCCGACCAGGGTGCGGGCTTCATGCCGCTGCCGATCCCGAAATCGTTCCCGCACATGAATTCGGACTGGCTGCGCGTCGGCCCCGAGACGATCTACTGGGTGCCGAAGCTCGCGGCAAAGATCTGGAAGACGGATGCGATCTATATCAGCGAGAACGGCACCTCTGGCGATGACGTGGTCGCGCCCGATGGCAAGATCTACGACACCGACCGCATCATGTATCTGCGCAACTACCTCGCGCAGCTCCAGCGCGCCACGGCGGAGGGCGTGCCGGTGCGCGGCTATTTCCTCTGGAGCCTGATGGACAATTTCGAATGGGTGTTCGGGCTGAACAAGCGGTTTGGGCTCTATCACGTCAATTTCGATACCCAGGTGCGTACGCCGAAGCTCAGCGCGAGCTTCTATCGCAATGTCATCGCGAACAACGCGGCGGGAGCGTAGCTCGTCCCTTCCCGAGGTGACGCAAGACTGCGCGGCCGCCGCAGTGCGACGATCCGGCCTTATTTTTCAGGGTGAATCGCGCTCCTCCTCCCGCAAAGACGCCGGTCGTCGCTTGTCGAAAGCATCGAATCAGCTTTAGCAAGATGGCTTGCGGGCCTTTGAAACAAGGCAAAAACCGCTGCCCGAGGCTTCTCCCGCTCAGGAAGCAGCTAAAAAGCAGGGTTTTTTGCCACAGAGGGCCAAAAAAGCCCGTAAAACCGCGACAAAACTGTGCAGAAGGCTCTAGGCCTTCGCCGGTTGGTCTAATATGCAACCGGCAACGAATCAGAGGAGACACGATGCCAACCCAAATGTCGAAATCGCAGTTGATCGAAAAGATTGCGACCGCCACCGAGCTTTCCAAGCGCGACGTCAAGAACGTCATGGAGACGCTGACCGACGTCGGTCACAAGGAGCTCAAGAAGAACGGCCTGTTCCTGGTGCCGGGCTTCGCCAAGTTCGTGGTCATCAAGAAGCCCGCGACCAAGGCGCGCAAGGGCACCAACCCGTTCACGGGTGAAGAGATGATGTTCAAGGCCAAGCCGGCCCGCAAGATCGTTCGTGCCCGCCCGGTCAAGGCCGCCAAGGACGCCGTGGGCTGATGACGCAAAGGCCCCCTCGATGAGAGGGGGCCTTTTGTATTCGACGATCGTGAGGGCTGAGGCGGAGGGGCTCAGCCCTTGCGACGTTTGATCCGGACCGGGATCGGCTGAAGCCGCGGCTCGGGTCCCGCGAGCGCATCGCGCACCCGGTCGATGGCGCGATCGAGCAGCCGGCGCAGCCGCTGCGTCTTCCGCGATCGCCTCGCTTTTTCCAGCAGTTTCTTCATTCGCATCACTCCGCCGCTGCGACCTTGGCTTGATCAGGCTCGAGCGCTGCGGCGATAGCCTCGTCGACGCGCTCCAGCCAGATGAATTCGAGGTTGTCCCGCGCGCTCTTCGGGATGTCGTCGTAATCGCGCTTGTTGCGCGCCGGCAGCATCACCCGCTTCAGGCCCGCGGCGGCCGCAGCCACCACCTTCTCCTTGATGCCGCCCACGGGGAGCACCAGGCCGCGCAGCGAGATCTCGCCGGTCATCGCGGTGTCGCTGCGCACCGTGCGGTTGGTGAGCAGCGAGGTCAGCGCCGTGAACATCGCAACGCCCGCGCTCGGCCCGTCCTTCGGGGTCGCACCCGCGGGGACGTGAACGTGGATGTCGCTCTTCTCGAACATCGACTGATCGATGCCGAGCTGGGTGGCTCGGCTCTTCACCAGCGTCAGCGCGGCCTGCACGCTCTCGCGCATGACCTCGCCGAGCTGGCCGGTCAGGATCATCCCGCCTTTGCCCGGCACGCGCGAGGCCTCGATGAACAGGATGTCGCCGCCAACAGGCGTCCAGGCAAGACCGGTCGCGACGCCGGGAACGCTGGTGCGCTGTGCGATCTCGCCCTCGAAGCGCGGCTGTCCCAGCACGGTGCCGATGTCCTTCGGGCTCACCACGATCTTCGCAGCCGAGCCTTCGGCGACCTGCACTGCGGCATGGCGGAAGACTTTGCCGATCTCGCGCTCGAGATTACGCACGCCGGCTTCGCGGGTATAGCCCTTGACGATCAGCTTCAGCGCCTCCGGCTCGATCTCGGCCTGCTCGGCCGAGAGGCCGTTGGCCTCGAGCTGCCGCCGCACCAGATAGCGCCGTGCGATCTCCAGCTTCTCGTCCTCGGTGTAGCCGGCAAGGCTGATCAGCTCCATGCGGTCCAAGAGCGGACCGGGAATCTGGTCCAGCATGTTGGCGGTCGCAATGAACACCACGCGCGACAGGTCGAAGGGCACGCCGAGGTAATTGTCCCGGAACGTCCCGTTCTGCTCGGGGTCGAGCACCTCCAGCATGGCGGCCGAGGGATCGCCCTGCACGCCACGGCCCATCTTGTCGATCTCGTCCAGCATCATGACGCAGTTGCGGGCGCCGGCCTTCTTGATGCCCTGGATAATGTTGCCGGGCAGCGCGCCGATATAGGTGCGCCGGTGACCGCGGATCTCGGCCTCGTCATGTACGCCGCCCAGGCTGACGCGCACGAAGGGGCGGTCCATCGCACGCGCGATGGACTGGCCGAGCGAGGTCTTGCCGACCCCGGGCGGCCCGACGAAGCACAGGATCGGCGCCTTGCCTTGGGGCGCGAGCTTGCGCACCGCCAGATATTCGATGATCCGGCTCTTGATCTTCTCCAGGCCAAAATGATCCGCATCGAGGATGGCTCGCGCCTCCTTGATGTCGATCGTCTTCTCCTCGGGCAGCGCCCAAGGCAGCTCGATCAACCAGTCCAGATAGGTGCGGACCATGCCGGCTTCGCCGGCGGCTTCCGGCATGCGCTCGTAGCGGCGCAGCTCCTTCTTGGCATGCGCTTCGGCCTCCGGAGGCATGTTGGCCTTGGCGATGGCCGCCGTCAGTTCGGTGACTTCGGCCGCCTTGCCGTCGCCTTCGCCGAGCTGGCGCTGGATGGTTGCCATCTGCTCGCGCAGGATCGCCTCGCGCTGCCGCTCGTCGAAGCTGGCGCGGGTCTTCTGGCCGATCTCGTTGGAGATGCGCAGCACCTCCAGCCGTTCGGCCAGGTGCTTCGACACCTTCTCGACGCGCAAGGCGAGGTCGACGGTCTCCAGCACCTCCTGCTTGTCCTGCGGCTTGATATCCATGAACGAGGTCGCGAGATCCGCCAGCGCGCCGGGCGCGCTGGTGCCCTGGAACATCGCGGCCAGCTCGGGCGGCGCCTGCGGCAGCAGCTCGATCGCCTCGATCGCCTGGCGCTGCAGGTTCAGCGCCCGCGCCTCGATCTCGGGCGAAGTCATGGTCGGCTCGGGGATCTGCTGGATGCGCGCCGCCGGGAACGGCGTCCCCGGCAGGAAGTCGAGGATGCGCGCGCGCTGCACGCCCTGGCAGACGATGTGATGGGTGCCGTCAGG comes from Bradyrhizobium diazoefficiens and encodes:
- a CDS encoding GH1 family beta-glucosidase, translating into MSDKVSRRQFAKLAGLSAAGIAGPVELAEAKPAPAPGGMDGFPAGFVWGTATSSYQVEGAVNEDGRGASIWDTFVRIPGKIEDGTTGDRANEHYHRYKEDIARIRELGCKAYRFSIAWPRVFPDGDGKPNPKGLDFYNRLIDELLKNGIEPWATLYHWDLPQSLQNRFGGWRSTETCKIFGDYAGYVAERLTDRVKNVFTLNESGRFVFFGYGIGIDAPGVTLPQAEVNQIRHHSALAHGIAVQAVRARGRRGTRVGPAENIDACAPAIDTPENVRAAEIALREMNAGYLNVIMTGQYTDAFLKFAGANAPKYTDAELKIISSPVDFLGLNIYAPQNYVVASDQGAGFMPLPIPKSFPHMNSDWLRVGPETIYWVPKLAAKIWKTDAIYISENGTSGDDVVAPDGKIYDTDRIMYLRNYLAQLQRATAEGVPVRGYFLWSLMDNFEWVFGLNKRFGLYHVNFDTQVRTPKLSASFYRNVIANNAAGA
- a CDS encoding HU family DNA-binding protein, with product MPTQMSKSQLIEKIATATELSKRDVKNVMETLTDVGHKELKKNGLFLVPGFAKFVVIKKPATKARKGTNPFTGEEMMFKAKPARKIVRARPVKAAKDAVG
- the lon gene encoding endopeptidase La, which codes for MATEQMNTAQTNSQNGPDVKIPEDALIIIPVREMVLFPGAIAPISIGRAKSIAAAQQALREQRPVGIVLQRSPETEEPGPDDLYRVATIANIVRYITAPDGTHHIVCQGVQRARILDFLPGTPFPAARIQQIPEPTMTSPEIEARALNLQRQAIEAIELLPQAPPELAAMFQGTSAPGALADLATSFMDIKPQDKQEVLETVDLALRVEKVSKHLAERLEVLRISNEIGQKTRASFDERQREAILREQMATIQRQLGEGDGKAAEVTELTAAIAKANMPPEAEAHAKKELRRYERMPEAAGEAGMVRTYLDWLIELPWALPEEKTIDIKEARAILDADHFGLEKIKSRIIEYLAVRKLAPQGKAPILCFVGPPGVGKTSLGQSIARAMDRPFVRVSLGGVHDEAEIRGHRRTYIGALPGNIIQGIKKAGARNCVMMLDEIDKMGRGVQGDPSAAMLEVLDPEQNGTFRDNYLGVPFDLSRVVFIATANMLDQIPGPLLDRMELISLAGYTEDEKLEIARRYLVRRQLEANGLSAEQAEIEPEALKLIVKGYTREAGVRNLEREIGKVFRHAAVQVAEGSAAKIVVSPKDIGTVLGQPRFEGEIAQRTSVPGVATGLAWTPVGGDILFIEASRVPGKGGMILTGQLGEVMRESVQAALTLVKSRATQLGIDQSMFEKSDIHVHVPAGATPKDGPSAGVAMFTALTSLLTNRTVRSDTAMTGEISLRGLVLPVGGIKEKVVAAAAAGLKRVMLPARNKRDYDDIPKSARDNLEFIWLERVDEAIAAALEPDQAKVAAAE